Proteins encoded by one window of Thermodesulforhabdus norvegica:
- the cas7i gene encoding type I-B CRISPR-associated protein Cas7/Cst2/DevR — MKRVLISILARVKGNVNANGTIAALTEIKKFFTTDGETRVYVSGRCVKYCIKQRLSEKGFELSPLERPRRVVISKGNPVLYIDDDLFGFMMAEVPGEAARRRFAPIKTDGIVALRHCEITRDFGGRFDPTEKEMPSPFEVEVADFIGQNNWILTENIGRFEDKEITDIIKNSPVKLEERDENGKKFYYLPSEVSDNANKKYERKSRLRAFLEVLLKERYTFPRSATNLHQPHYYYAVLLPTERLLPLFAHIDYEIKNGKVVLNLDKMEDWGSLLMDGEKVTIIDFEHALDDEVKLRIENYRKRIEGLENEIKSTNDEELKKKMEEEKEEIENRIGVLESIKVISPYRIESVINEITNYLVGA; from the coding sequence ATGAAAAGAGTATTAATATCTATCTTAGCAAGAGTAAAGGGCAATGTGAATGCAAACGGAACAATTGCAGCGCTTACGGAAATTAAGAAGTTCTTTACAACCGATGGAGAAACAAGAGTGTATGTTTCTGGGAGATGTGTCAAGTACTGTATAAAACAGAGACTAAGCGAGAAAGGATTTGAGCTATCGCCTTTGGAAAGACCTAGAAGAGTTGTTATATCAAAAGGTAATCCTGTTCTGTACATTGATGATGATTTGTTTGGATTCATGATGGCCGAAGTACCAGGGGAAGCGGCAAGAAGAAGATTTGCTCCAATTAAAACCGACGGAATAGTTGCACTAAGACATTGCGAAATCACGAGGGACTTTGGAGGAAGATTTGACCCTACAGAAAAAGAGATGCCGTCTCCTTTCGAAGTTGAAGTTGCAGACTTCATTGGCCAGAATAACTGGATTTTAACAGAAAACATTGGTAGATTTGAAGATAAGGAAATAACCGATATAATTAAGAACTCTCCAGTAAAGTTAGAAGAAAGAGATGAGAACGGAAAGAAATTCTACTATTTGCCCTCAGAAGTATCTGATAATGCTAATAAAAAGTATGAGAGAAAGAGCAGGCTAAGAGCTTTTCTAGAGGTATTGCTAAAAGAAAGATACACATTCCCAAGATCAGCAACTAATTTGCACCAACCCCACTATTATTATGCTGTCCTCCTCCCCACAGAGCGATTACTACCTCTTTTTGCGCATATAGACTACGAAATTAAAAATGGAAAAGTCGTGCTGAATCTTGATAAAATGGAAGATTGGGGAAGTCTGCTAATGGATGGTGAGAAAGTAACGATAATAGATTTCGAGCATGCGTTAGATGATGAAGTGAAATTGAGAATAGAAAATTACAGAAAGAGAATTGAAGGGCTTGAAAACGAGATAAAAAGCACAAATGACGAAGAACTGAAGAAGAAAATGGAAGAGGAAAAAGAGGAGATAGAAAATAGGATTGGGGTATTGGAATCTATCAAAGTTATCAGTCCTTACAGGATAGAGAGTGTAATAAATGAAATAACAAACTATCTTGTAGGTGCTTAG
- the cas5 gene encoding CRISPR-associated protein Cas5, which yields MEAHTFLISFFTAHFKRHETKKFRSSYFLPPPTVIWGIIGAMFGIEREELENFAKENSLIVGAELCDFKGLATEKATLMPWDKENRIFIRTVEDFEFLIEPHYRIGIYAKENLIEELKEKIENKNFEFDIYGGISDCFLKDIKNEKKAEFMEKTEAKGMIPADIIAGFSQITEGSKIIRVLYLNTFFYQGFKVEFKVKEPIKTVNGIAVWSVDDVERFRKGNVE from the coding sequence ATGGAAGCACACACTTTTTTAATCTCTTTTTTCACGGCACATTTCAAACGCCATGAGACAAAGAAATTTAGATCGAGTTACTTTTTGCCCCCACCAACAGTTATCTGGGGTATTATTGGGGCAATGTTTGGTATTGAAAGAGAAGAATTAGAAAACTTCGCAAAAGAAAACAGTCTTATTGTGGGAGCAGAACTATGTGATTTTAAAGGACTTGCTACTGAGAAAGCGACCTTAATGCCTTGGGATAAAGAGAACAGAATATTTATAAGAACTGTGGAAGATTTTGAGTTTCTGATAGAACCACATTACAGAATTGGGATTTATGCAAAGGAAAATTTAATTGAGGAATTAAAAGAGAAAATTGAAAATAAAAATTTTGAGTTCGATATTTATGGAGGGATTTCTGATTGTTTTCTGAAAGACATAAAAAATGAGAAAAAAGCCGAATTTATGGAGAAAACAGAAGCTAAAGGTATGATTCCAGCTGATATAATTGCTGGGTTTTCTCAAATCACAGAGGGAAGCAAAATAATAAGAGTTCTGTACTTAAACACTTTCTTTTATCAAGGCTTTAAAGTGGAATTTAAGGTCAAAGAGCCGATAAAAACAGTAAATGGTATAGCAGTATGGAGTGTGGATGATGTTGAAAGATTTAGAAAAGGGAATGTGGAGTAA